The DNA sequence GAATGAAGCTATTAAGGAAAATGTTGACACTGCAATGCCACACCAGTTGCGAACCCTTTTTGTCCATATAATTGTGAATTGCCAAGTTGGTGATGTCTACAAATTATTTTTAACACACTGGAGTTGCATGTCTGATGACATCTTATTGAAACAGAGAAATGTTACTGGGCGTCATAATTTGGAACTGAGTGAAGAAGAACTGAAATACTACACTCTTGGGGGTATAATATATATAATGCTTTTCTCTTTTAAATAATGTTGTATAGTACAAGCAAGTATATTCTATGTTTTAAATTTGTCAATATCATGATGGAAAATTGTTTTTGCAGAGATAGAACATTTGCTGAACTCAATTGGACGATCATTGAAGAATTATCCTACCATTCCAATGCCACCTGCAAAATTCCTGGACAGATGCAAAAATAAATTTGTCTTGGAAGAGACAAACTATTATCGGAAAGAAATGTTGCAACAGCATGAACAATTGGTATCTAATCTAAATGAGGAACAGAAGAATGTTTATGAAGCAATCCTTAATTCTGTTGACAAAAATGATGGTGGTTTCTTTTTTGTTTACAGAAGTGGATGTTGTGGAAAAACTTACCTCTGGAATACACTTATTACAAAACTCAGGTGAGAGAAGAAAATTGTGCTACCTGTCGCATCATCGGGAATTGCTGTTACTCTATTGCCTGGAGGCAGGACCGCACATTCTCGATTTAAAATTCCTTTAAAATTGGATGAAGAGTCATCATGTTCTATTCCTCATAATTCTGATATTGCGAAATTTATTAAAGAGACAAGGCTTATTATCTGGGATGAAGCACCGATGCAGAACAGGTTTGCCTTTGAATGTTTAGATCGTTCATTATGTGATATAATGAGGTCTGTCAGTCCAGATAGATATAACAAGCTTTTTGGTGGCATCACTATAGTATTAGGCGGTGATTTTCGTCAAATATTACCAGTGATTACCAAAGGATCTAGAAGTGATATTGTTCACTCATGTATATCTAGGTCTTCATTATGGTCTGCCTGTCAGTTATACATCTTAAAGGAAAATATGCGACTGTGCAAAGGAAGTTCAGAACTGCAGAAACGTCATATTGAGCATTTTAGTAGGTGGGTTCTTGATATTGGTGATGGTAATATTCCGCATATTGATGAAAGCAGTTCACACGATATATTCAGAACTATCAAAATCCCTACAGAATACTATATTGAATCTAAACAAAGTGATGTTAACCAACTCCTTGATGCTATTTTTCCAGATTTGTTGCATCGTTATACTCAAGTTGGATATTTGTGTGAGCGTGCTATTTTGACTCTAACGAATAAAGTAGTTGATCATGTTAATAATCTTATATTGGATAAGGTTCCAGGCGAGTCATTTACGTATCATAGTTCTGATTCAGTGCAAAGTCCTGTTGGTTGTTATGATAACCTTACGTCTGCTTTTCCAGTAGAATACCTAAACTCTATTAAGTTGCCTGGCCTTCCTGCACACAACTTAATTTTGAAGGAAGGTGTTGTTGTTATGCTTCTAAGGAATCTCAATCAAATCATTGGTCTCTGCAATGGAACTCAGATGATTGTTAGGAAATGTCATAAGAACACcgtaatttttgaaataattggTGGAATCCACAGTGGAATAAAACACTTGATTCCAAGGATTGAGCTATGTCCTACATATACGAATTTGCCTTTCAATTTGGTGCGGTTACAATTTCCATTACAGGTTTGTTTTGCAATGACAATAAACAAAGCTCAGGGTCAGTCACTTGACCGTGTTGGACTCTACTTTCCAGAAGCAGTTTTTTGCCATGGACAGTTGTATGTTGCGGTGAGCCGTGTAACCTCGCCTGAAGGTCTTACGTTCTTCATTGAAAACTCGCAGGGAGGAACATGCAGTGTTATAAATAATATTGTTTACGAAGAAGTTTTTTATGATTTGTTACCTTATGAGTAAACATGGTTTATTGGAATTTAATTACTAAGTTTTAGTTTAATAAGATTATTTCCTTAAAGTTTATGATGGAGATTATTTTGTATGTTTAATGTATGTCAAACCAAAATGGAGtgataattattttttttacttaatCAATATAAAAAATCAGCTTTTACCAATATTATAATGTTAATTCCAGAAACGTGTTTCAAAAATGCATAAAATTATATTGTTAATAAATATAATGATTCTAACCTAGATCGTACAGGTAAAATTTAGTAAATATGTAAATACAAAATcaagaaaaaataataatattttcaaaattttatttccaTTATATTTGGTATTTGTACAAAATATAGTAATAGATTTCACCTGACCAGCACACCAATGTTGTCACACGCTTTTTATTTTATTGGTACTTCATAAAAAAAATCTAAAGATTGCATGTGTCATCTACCATTTGTTCCAATTGATTTCGCTAAAAATCATGGATTTCAAAAGTTTAACGACTGTAAATAAGATCATAAcaataattatgattaaatagTAATAATTCTTTTAAGCATAAAATATTTTTTGTATCTGTacttgataaaaaaataaaataaaagattTCATGTGTGCTTTACACTATAGTTTCATAatgttaaaataattattattatatggtTAATGTATGTCGAACCAAAATGGATAggtaaataaattattttacttaatCAATATAATTAAATCAACGTTTAACAATACTCAACAATTTTAACGATTCTACCCAAGATAATACTAATAATTATGACTAAATAGTACTAGAAATTTTTGCAATAGGTTATTCTAGGTATTGTATTCATACAAAATAAAAAGTAAAAGTTTTAATATGTGCCCTATACGTCATTCCTTAATTAAtttgtttttactttgggagATAACAATTCGATACTTTAGGGgtaaatttgaaaatatatgacTATAATTAGGATGATTAACATGTGTAGTCGTGGAAAATCGACAACTAACTCACAACTACTTTCCAAAAAAACCCCAATTTATCAAATACGATGTTTCTAACAATGGAGGACTACAGTAAATttcatttaattttgaaaaagtaaaagaaattttttaaaattattttaagaatTATGACGGTGTATTTAGTATTGATACAAAATGAAAGTAAAAGATTTCATGTATGCTCTACACTTCATTCCTTACTTATTATAATAATTCTTTAAAAAATATTATCTTGGTGTTTATTTAAGTAATTGGCAGTTTGTATCGATATGATTTCAACAACTCAATAATTGATAtaggaaatcaaagaaaattgAGAAATAAAACTTAATTACTAAccaaaattaaaacaaaaatcAATCAGTAAATACTCCTAAATTATATATACAACCATAATATACTCTAACATCATCACCTACTATTTCTCATCTACTACATATCAACTATAACAAATTTCAACACTACATGTAATCTGATCTTTATTGAAATATTTCACATAATCAAAAACTGTATATGCATATCTTTTCATATCAAACGTATTATCTTTTTTTACATGTAATCAATTCCGTAATTATAGGCCTTTCTTTGATCATAATACAATGTTATAAGAACTGTTGATATGTTTTGTTCTGAAGCTTCTGCAGAAACGCTGTTTAGGCTAATCTCATAACATTATGGGTTAGTAATCATCCCTGAGTTTATATGATAACTTGCAGCATTAATATTAATGTTATATGTACTGTGCTAATCGTTAATAATTGCTCACACACTGATTTCATTATAGAGCCGGATAACTTCAATTCGCTTTCTTCACTGGATATATACAACACCAATTGCAGAGTAAGAGTCCGTGTTACAAGATTATGGCCTTCTAACAATAGAGATGGAAAATTCATTGGTTGTAATCTGGTTCTTATCGACGCTTAGGTAAATTGTGTGACAATCATACTTTTCATTACTTGGATCAACTTCATATTGTTGAATATACAGCCCTGACAGATTTTATTTTGGATTTTCCAGTCTTATCAAATGCATGCTTTTGTTAGGGCGGACTTATGGAATGCTCTAGGAAATACTATTGTTGAAGGTCAGATATATGAGATATCTAAATTTCTTATTACGGAAGCATCTGGAAAATTGAGACCTATTCGTGCTGCACTAAAAATCTTTTTCTCACCTTCAACAATGGTTCGTTTAATTCATAAAAATCATGAAATTAACAACTTACCAACACATAAATTCGACTTTGTGCAACTGCCTGAGTTAGCCACAAATCCACAACCTTATTTGTCAGATCAAAATTTCGCAATAGGTATTTATATATTGATCGTCACTTAACTTATTCATAAATCATATCAAACACTTTGttgtttatatttaaataaatcatttttcaAATGTCATTGGATTAGTTGAAGACCTGGAACCAGCGATGATGAAGAATACGATATTTTGAGTCAAACCTCTAATAAAATTTAATCTTTGTCATGGCAGGTTATAAAAAATAATTTGCTCATACGACTTGATATACCAATTATACAATTTactattttaaatttataaacttaatattttttgtaataaccccaaaattttgaattttttttgtaacccttatgaatagtgtttttgctgatattgctgaataagaaaacttctcatgccacactatgtagggtttcttttatggatattctgagattttattggtactctatatgatatataagtgtatgtaaagatcgtcagaatccaaatttgaaccttttgattttttccgaaaatccaccagatatcgaaagaattgagtataaggtaacaggataaaaaggatttaaattcaaggattttaatagaggatcataaaaaggaatataatgtattgagaaaggttaagggaacctaagtaataagatcccgggtatgatccctcaaacgataaacgaaaatgaaagttaagcgaaccgtataacagatcagcggtcattagccaaataattaaaagctaatcaaagagattagtggggatgatgtcatcaaaccaatgagaagaggacaaaggagggagggtgacatcacatggtgacataagcatgaccaagcaagtgtgttgttggttgaattagaaccacacaaaagttaccatggtaaaaaaataataaaacaaaacaaaacaaatcaaaaaatcaaccaaccaagccaacaattcgttttcaccaaaaacacaacattttctcacctttcttcttccatgctctcggctttttcttcttttccaaagcaagaaaatcaaaaatcaagttccaagcattgttaaatcacaaggtaattatctaagactccttatgcatagttatggatatcctataagtttgagctcctaaatcattcacaatctcttcctaaaaatcatggaagaagatggtgaatagtgtttttcaagaactaaattttttgttcttgaagttttgtttagtttaagcttggataaggactttaagggtgattccaagccattctcttgattctccactctccaaggaaggtataaccccaccaaaccctaactttatttgagtaattaggtttagttttgttgattttaattcatgggaggcttgcttgttgtgaatgtagagtttagttagttttgtgaagttttggagtggtaattcttggattgttgattaatgaactgaagtgtagttaaattcaagtttaagaataagtataaattattaatgttgagtgttggagctgttatgatgtagtatggatggagttttgattgggttgtgattgtggattgattgtgggttgaattagagtgttttaaatttgggtaatcgcgtaaacatagccatcgtaatgtccgatttactttaggctgtttttgttcttaacattaggacccgttaactcactgctaggttttgaccatttccatgattagatagttcatgttacgagcttcgttttgatatgtagttcgtttgattctgatgtacggtttaggagaaacggccgttttaagtaacgacgtttcgcgaacgaatcattacccctcgccttactttgaaacataggttaaagacctaaaaggactaattggagtatgaaacatttatgtaaagtgtgttaggcagttggtaagacactcgtgaaagaatcgccttaaaactcgtaatggttaatttattaaaagtagtggagccgagggtactcgagcgacttaagagaatcagtaagcgcaaagcgagcattagagtctaaattggttaaagtatagatttataagtgactttggtttaattccaacttatatgttgtttataggttaccagactcgtcccaagccatttataacccccagtcgctcaggcaagttttctatccgttatactgttgttgtgatgtatacatttatacatgcattatcttgtgatagatgcataatggttacttagcaaattcttgcgatatattgtagcatgtgatatggtatatatgcatgcatgtttcgtattcttgatacatatatctgttgattcagttgataatacctatgctagagataagcggtaatttgcatatacccttagtataggggacccaaaggtgaactttttctaaaaccgggagtcgaggctcccgagtataatatatatatatttatatatatatgaatagttttcaaaactatgaatcgaataaggtttattcgataactttattttattaatgaatattatcttgaatattcattcgagggcttatgatcccgtttattttattattgaatattattttgaatattcattcgagagcttatgactccgtttattttattaatgaatatcactttgaatattcattcgaggacttatgactccgattatttactaaataatattctttattttattaaagaataatgtgtcgataatcaaacttacttttgattattcaaagaaagataatactttcgtataagtacatctttggttatttaagattcatttcaagtataatttttacaacttctacttcaattatttttataaagattattctttatgggaatattatttaaataataatattcagatattttctaatatattgggactgatttattttattaaatcagcattactccaaacattcttaaaaatgttttgcgagtcttcaaaatgattttaaaagttagagcggatcccaaaactcattttatatttaagatcctcctttcgaaggggatttaaatactcgctcaaaacctgagggatccggctctgtggtgtgttttatattcgcaacaaggttgctgtcttgataaaagagtttttgattacttaagttaatccattaacaggcatcgcctgggaaatatcggtaagttttcctttccaactagacacgacttcttggtggagtcatatcaacaagtttctacttggggaaggtgaggacgagctttacgtttcagagtcatggatttcatctgaactaggagtagcgtaagtggtcgagtggcgccggcccagccttattatattggcccaaatggcctggaagttccgcaagacggtacattccttaggagtccagtgttcggttgacaagtaaatccgacaggttctcctttacatgtagaaaatggtggggttgtactactgcgactgatcatcgtaagtggtcttcctggcgcgacaaactcccgtaatgagttcatcatccagttggacaattctgcaacactacccagagcatttcgatcgaaagaCTACGTATGGGTGGTTTCCGAAGCATTGACAGGATCAAATAGTTTTAATGGTGttcccattgaatgaagtatctcgtaacttcatttcctttaaaaatatttcaaagattgaatctattcaagttttaacttgtggtctcatctatgggatgaccttttgaaacttattatactttgaacagtagtagttcaagtagatttctaaaaatgatataagtatagtgaagtatttggtaacttcatcccttgtttttgcttatatccagtaagtaattaccttacacttgataaatgattctagtaagttatccatttagatatttgcattattgtttacactatatattatcttgcgagctgtaatgctcactcttgcttcatttcttcatcacacaacaacagttaggaaagatggccagactcaagcagacccagtgcaagcgcgtgggaagcgtc is a window from the Apium graveolens cultivar Ventura chromosome 1, ASM990537v1, whole genome shotgun sequence genome containing:
- the LOC141711481 gene encoding uncharacterized protein LOC141711481; amino-acid sequence: MWDKERVNKGNRKSPPLFSICCGKGEIKLPKVKPTPKFLMDLHQDRVYGPKFLRSISSYNAMINFSSLGGRIDNSINRSRGPKIFRMSGVNHHKMGSLLPNDGETPKFCQLYIYDTENEVENMMKLINVQNSSNIDPEILEDEIAVLMIGDDDPKCEDRDIVVSSKTDGLKRITTLHPLMMALQYPILFPNGEDGFHKKIKYQKLPGNSQKRRENVTMKEYYSYTFMVRIEQGQTLRLGGRLYQQFIVDAFSAIEQSRLWYIQKNQKKLRVELYRNLCDVVYSTNAVDPANVGQVMYFVEYQKRGLPHAHMLIWLDPAVKSRLNKDIDKFISAEIPNEVDDPYGYATVKQYMIHGPCSVEFNKSPCMKDNICTHGFPKNYCASTMFDEFGFPIYKRRKTMNTVKVRKAELDNRWGPDRATVMIQSSENNGIEKEKGMCVVLKSPIEFSDLIYIIEVYLLKVYPFICRMKNGVKYNTFQEACGALGLLNDDNEWNEAIKENVDTAMPHQLRTLFVHIIVNCQVGDVYKLFLTHWSCMSDDILLKQRNVTGRHNLELSEEELKYYTLGEIEHLLNSIGRSLKNYPTIPMPPAKFLDRCKNKFVLEETNYYRKEMLQQHEQLVSNLNEEQKNVYEAILNSVDKNDGGFFFVYRSGCCGKTYLWNTLITKLRTAHSRFKIPLKLDEESSCSIPHNSDIAKFIKETRLIIWDEAPMQNRFAFECLDRSLCDIMRSVSPDRYNKLFGGITIVLGGDFRQILPVITKGSRSDIVHSCISRSSLWSACQLYILKENMRLCKGSSELQKRHIEHFSRWVLDIGDGNIPHIDESSSHDIFRTIKIPTEYYIESKQSDVNQLLDAIFPDLLHRYTQVGYLCERAILTLTNKVVDHVNNLILDKVPGESFTYHSSDSVQSPVGCYDNLTSAFPVEYLNSIKLPGLPAHNLILKEGVVVMLLRNLNQIIGLCNGTQMIVRKCHKNTVIFEIIGGIHSGIKHLIPRIELCPTYTNLPFNLVRLQFPLQVCFAMTINKAQGQSLDRVGLYFPEAVFCHGQLYVAVSRVTSPEGLTFFIENSQGGTCSVINNIVYEEVFYDLLPYE